CATCGCCTTCGTGCCGCCGCTGCCGCGCCGTCAGCACCAGCTCCACCAGCACCTCTCGATGGGATTCGTCATCAAGGTGCACGCGGTGTACGAGCGCCCGTTCTGGCGCGAGCAGGGACTCAGCGCGACGGCGTTCAGCCCCTACGAGATCGTGCACGAGGCCTACGACAACACCAACCACGGTGACGAGCGCGGGACGCTGGTCGGCTTCGTGTCGGACCAGAACGCCGACGGCGTCTTCGAGCTGTCTGCCGAGGAGCGCAAGCAGCGCATCCTCGAGTCGCTCTCGCACTACTACGGCGACGAGGCCAAGAACCCGGTCGTCTACTACGAGAGCGACTGGGGCAGCGAGGAGTGGACCCGCGGCGCATACGCGGCGAGCTTCGACATGGGTGGCCTGCACCGCTATGGTGCGGACCTCCGGTCGGCGGTCGGTCCGATCCACTTCGCCTGCAGCGACATGGCCGGCGCCGGGTACCAGCACGTCGACGGGGCCATCCGCATGGGCCACCTCGCCGCGGCGAACATCGTCGAGTCGAGCCGCACTGCCGGTGACAAGGTCGAGGTCGGCTGATGACCGGCGCGGTCGTCGTCGGCTACACGGCGACGGATGCGGGAGCGGATGCCGCAGCGCTCGGCGCGCGGCTGGCCCGCAGCCTCGGGGCCGTCCTGCACCTCGTGATCGTGCTCCCCTCGGAGGGCACCCGCAGTGCGGCGGTCCCGCCGGAGCGCGCGTATGAGGACCACATCCGCCGCCAGGCGAAGGAGTGGCTCGAGGATGCCGTGGTCCGGCTGCCTCAGGAGCTGACCCGCACCGGGCACGTGCGCTTCGGCGAGTCGTTCGCGGAAGGGCTGATCGCGGCCGGCGAGGAGTTCGACGCCCGTGTGATCGTCGTCGGCACCGCAGGGGGCAGCATCTTCGGCCGCCACCGCCTCGGCAGCGTCGCCTCGGAGCTGCTGCACTCCTCGACCATCCCGGTGGCGCTCGCGCCGGCGGGCACCGCGGACGAGGACGACCACGTCCTGCCCCGCGTGACCGTCGCGGTCGGCAACCGCGCAGGCGCCGACAACCTGCTCGACGAGGCGGCCGCGATCGCGACCGAGTCGCGCGTCGGGCTCCGTCTCGTCTCCCTGGTGCCGTTCGACGTCCCGCCGGGACTCGACACGGGGGCGATCCGCCTGGTCGGCGACGCCC
This genomic interval from Microbacterium hydrocarbonoxydans contains the following:
- a CDS encoding universal stress protein translates to MTGAVVVGYTATDAGADAAALGARLARSLGAVLHLVIVLPSEGTRSAAVPPERAYEDHIRRQAKEWLEDAVVRLPQELTRTGHVRFGESFAEGLIAAGEEFDARVIVVGTAGGSIFGRHRLGSVASELLHSSTIPVALAPAGTADEDDHVLPRVTVAVGNRAGADNLLDEAAAIATESRVGLRLVSLVPFDVPPGLDTGAIRLVGDAHAHDVLAVAKGLLPEELKAEVEEAPGDSVEDAVANLTWLPGEVVLVGSSRLAQPRRLFLGSTAAKMLHELPVPMIVVPRTRAEAGVR